A window of Rubrobacter aplysinae contains these coding sequences:
- a CDS encoding IclR family transcriptional regulator has translation MVVEGGRWTVSVPVRDTLIRKELGMGRGSTGDAVERQEENGASSKTGTSALRNGIYVLQAFSREEPVLGVNEISRRLQLHKSTVSRILATLEETSLVERDPASGRFRLGIGVIALAGPMLANMDVRRVARPFLEDLSRETGETAVLTVWSVRETVSVEQAASPRKVKHTSPVGTRYPEAASSSVRVFLAEDPEEAQKFAERGLERLTERTTVDPDAFFEDLRRILQRGYAINDGETSLEETGISAPVRDNRDRVIAAVLLTAPRYRVPADRTHDLGKMVRQTAERISISLGSHVDAPEADAPGS, from the coding sequence GTGGTGGTAGAAGGCGGGCGCTGGACGGTCAGCGTCCCGGTGCGCGACACTCTGATTCGTAAGGAGCTTGGTATGGGGCGTGGCTCGACGGGAGACGCGGTAGAGCGGCAGGAGGAGAACGGGGCGTCTTCCAAGACGGGCACCTCCGCCCTGCGCAACGGCATATACGTCCTCCAGGCGTTTAGCCGGGAGGAGCCGGTGCTCGGGGTGAACGAGATCTCCCGCCGCCTCCAGCTGCACAAGAGCACCGTATCCCGGATACTCGCCACCCTGGAAGAGACCAGCCTCGTCGAGCGGGACCCCGCGAGCGGCCGTTTCCGGCTCGGCATCGGGGTCATCGCACTCGCAGGCCCGATGCTGGCGAACATGGACGTGCGGCGCGTGGCGCGGCCGTTTCTGGAAGACCTATCACGCGAGACGGGCGAGACGGCCGTGCTCACCGTGTGGAGTGTCCGGGAGACGGTGAGCGTCGAGCAGGCCGCAAGTCCCCGCAAGGTCAAACACACCTCCCCCGTGGGCACCCGCTACCCGGAGGCCGCCAGCTCTTCGGTGCGGGTCTTTCTCGCCGAAGATCCGGAGGAGGCCCAGAAGTTCGCCGAACGTGGCCTCGAAAGGCTCACCGAGCGCACCACCGTGGACCCCGACGCCTTTTTCGAGGACCTACGCCGTATCCTCCAGAGAGGCTACGCGATCAACGACGGTGAAACCTCTCTCGAGGAGACCGGCATCTCTGCCCCCGTCCGCGACAATCGGGACCGGGTAATAGCCGCCGTACTGCTGACCGCCCCGCGTTACCGCGTACCCGCAGACCGCACCCACGACCTGGGAAAGATGGTCAGGCAAACCGCAGAGCGGATCTCGATCAGCCTGGGCAGCCACGTAGACGCTCCGGAGGCCGACGCTCCCGGAAGCTGA
- a CDS encoding methylenetetrahydrofolate reductase has translation MRLGPSLKTAKEQRASKRASPAVQPELRYELIPTEGAAGEANSLPPGTRVSVTCSPSFGLDASLGLAERLAARGLEVIPHLSARLIESEEHLEDVVRRLEATGIREVFVIGGDSEEPAGSFSSGAELLGALAGLDHGLERIGVPAYPEPHPLIEEEALFGALLEKQRFASYAVTQICFDPGAVLRWIEWARERGFDLPVYVGIPGVVGKARLLRISMKIGLGDSLRYLTKQRGLAGRLFGAGAYRPDELIDALLPYMGDTRYGLAGFHINTFNQVSATQAWLRKRGLFQPAG, from the coding sequence GTGAGACTCGGACCATCGCTGAAGACTGCCAAAGAGCAGCGGGCCTCCAAACGGGCTTCTCCCGCTGTACAACCCGAGCTGCGCTACGAGCTCATCCCCACCGAAGGGGCAGCGGGGGAGGCAAACTCCCTCCCACCGGGCACCAGGGTGAGCGTCACCTGCTCCCCCTCTTTCGGGCTGGACGCCTCGCTGGGGCTCGCGGAGCGGCTGGCCGCGAGGGGGCTGGAGGTCATCCCACACCTCTCGGCCCGGCTAATCGAGAGCGAGGAACACCTGGAGGACGTCGTGCGGCGGCTGGAGGCAACGGGTATCCGGGAAGTCTTCGTCATCGGCGGAGACTCCGAGGAGCCCGCAGGCTCCTTCTCTAGCGGGGCGGAGTTGCTCGGGGCGTTGGCCGGGTTGGATCACGGCCTCGAAAGGATCGGGGTCCCGGCCTACCCGGAGCCCCACCCGCTCATAGAGGAGGAGGCCCTTTTCGGGGCTCTGCTGGAGAAGCAGCGGTTCGCCTCTTACGCGGTTACCCAGATCTGCTTCGACCCCGGTGCCGTGCTCCGCTGGATAGAGTGGGCCCGCGAGCGCGGGTTCGATCTGCCGGTCTACGTCGGTATACCCGGCGTGGTCGGCAAAGCCCGGCTACTCCGCATCTCGATGAAGATCGGGCTCGGAGACTCTCTGCGCTACCTGACCAAACAGCGCGGGCTCGCCGGACGCTTGTTTGGTGCCGGGGCTTACCGTCCGGATGAGCTGATAGACGCGCTACTACCCTACATGGGCGATACTCGCTACGGCCTCGCCGGGTTCCACATCAACACATTCAATCAAGTGTCCGCCACGCAAGCCTGGCTCAGGAAGCGTGGACTATTCCAGCCCGCCGGATAG